TCAAACACatatatactcatacacacacagtaaagcATACGTAGGCACAGTGCATACACATTTTTGCCCATCTAAAATCACTGAAGTTAATAGAcattatgaccacacacacacacatacacacacacacacatacacacatgcacacacacatgatgttgaATGTATGGAAGCATACCagcagtgtgtgcatatgtatataacaTTATTTTATGCAGATGAAAATTTAATCAAgtcagaaaaacaaatgaaatttgtgtgtgtgtgtgtgtgtgtgctaatggtAATGGGCTATGCACTGTGAGTTAATAGCAGGttatctttcttctcttttttttaatttattttttttatccacttCTTTCTGGACAGGTATATAGTTGACAGATCCATAATTACAGCTTTAGTCAGATGTTTGAACATAATTATATGTCTGCAGGAAGAACAGTACCGTACCAGGATCAGGTAGCCACCAGTTTAGGTGGCACTGTGTTGATCCTTGTCAATACAATAGTGTGTCAGGTTcaaaggtgtgggtgtgttaggAGTGAAGATTGTTTTAGTGGGAAGGTGTATTCAGAAAAAAAGACTGCATTAGATATGGATTCTGGTAAGAAAATGTATAATGTTTGCTATGCTGTGTAGATAGCCAGAACTGCAAGTTGCGAGGGATTACTCACAAGACTGATTGTTGATACCATATGATAAGAAAGCTAATGGTATGCTTCACATCTGTGTGCTTGTAACTTTATAGAAATTAAGATTGAAGTTCTCTGCATTGTGCAGCACATATGTGCTGGTTATCAACAGCTGCCAATTTTAAAACTATGCTGGAAATCATATATTTTTCTGCCATAGTATGATAGTATGTAATTTCATAAATGTGTAGTTCATTCTCTACATTTTTTAAAtccaggtgtatgtatgtaaatctTTTCAAATACATATATGATGTACGTTTCCACATTGCAGAAGCTGACTAGCACTAACCAAAGATCAATTCTACACATCCATTTTTGAAGAgaatttcatttatgtgtgtttgagtgagatcTTATTTTAGTAAAGAATGAGTGCATGTTTTGAAATAGTATGTGAGAGCATAGTGATGATAGTGTAGACTAGAAACAGAGCTAGTATGACATTCACATGACTAATTTGTCTAATTACTGGCAGATGTTTTCTGTTTACTTTGATTAGGATTTATATTTATAAAGATAATTTATCTAACATCCAGTGTAGAACAAAAGAAACTAACCTTTTTATGACTGATGTTAAATGTCAACCGTGTGTGGTTGacaaaaaacaatatttcactgTTCATTTTATTGGTGAGTGACAAAATTGTTTTATACAGGAGGCACAAAGAAATACCTGTACACaggaggcaggagagagacagaggaagaacaaaGCACATTCATCCCTAAAACCATAGACAGCAAACCCagtaagagacacacacacacacatatatatatatttctatctatctgtctatctgtggcagtgtctgcctgtgtgtatgtgtgtgcgtgagagagggagagagagagagagtgtgtgtaagtgagtttTGATAACTGTGGAATGATTGGACCATTTTGTCTTCTGGTATGTTCCAACTTGCATAAAGCATCTTCCCTGATTAAAATCCATAGATGGAAAATATTGTACAAGTTTTAGAGTATTATTACTGTTGTAGCCGTGTACCTGAGTGGTTTATTTATAATGAAAGGgtatggtacaaaagaattaactgaatgttgatttactgaattaaaggatagtgTCCACTTCGTCGCCGGCAGCCTGATGATCTGCTGGCAAGCTCTgccggcaagggctgagatcagccagagagaggctgtcatgtcatccaggggctgtagctggagaatcagtccggcctcactgatgaagtcgtcGACCTCACTGCCGCTTTCCTCTCCAGATAGCGTcaggagtttgggcaggaagtcggttGAAGCCATTTTGATGGGGCGACGTTTCTTTTCGTGGActtgtgtacctgctgcactgtcttctctcttctccaatGTTTAACTATCCCCATATGACTGTTAatacaacctcttgtccctgtatgaTCTTAGCTCGCAGCGTCATGTATGTGATAGAGTTAGAATGGCAAGGGCTGTGATTTATTattaaagattaaaaaagaaTTAATATTCCTTGCTCACAgcaccaagttgtaacaaggtacacttggtagtaaagggctgtggtttagggatggatttaatttggataaaagaattgaaacattaaagggaataattttggatctattttgtaaTGGATCTTTTTCCTGTCGTAAGAatattttgaaggatcaaaatcctgttggatcaaaatcctgtcggcgacgccacttttgtagccgtgtactgaGTGGTTTATTTATAAtgaaagggtacggtacaaaagaactaactgaatgacgatttactgaattaaaagatagaaaagaatacccgcacacaggccaggaacatatagaggccagtcacaaaaggggtttttctattgttttatttacaatagttataagaaaataagaataaatggagagaagaagaggaaaacagggataaggagaagaagagataaaacagtgcaCTGTTAAGACACACGTAAACAAAATAATGTCATTAagcacatgtcagcacaagtgaatagtatagcacatgtatacatattgcaTGGAAAGACTTCCACTCAGtgtgggataagcaacaacataagataagctaatgcatatgtgtgaagaccaaacacggacatcaaatgacatttctaatacatttgaatagtgcagttacagtgattgaagctatgctgatttggtgaaagtacactgacagtatagattaggtaaagcttataatGTGTTAAAATGACCCAAATGATTTAGTTTATcgtgtagcactatactggaataagccatataggagagggcatggTAACTAAAtaacaattaacagactgtgatacatgtcagatggttttaaccaataactgatattaatccaacgctGTCTTGTAAGCACGACAGAATAGTACACACATCTTTGAGTAccgagaatcagtgaaacaccgtagcatcataactgatatcagcatgtaaaataatacatgaataataaacaatataatagaatcagtggctttgatatgaTACTGGCAAACCAAGAGAACAAATAGTCTGCGCTCAATACGagattggaagaactgtcatggcttaaccattaagtggtgaatgaagtTACACAAGTAATCCATTGCATAAAGCCAAATTAATATCAACATAACTAAGCTTGTACTCGATGTTTAAATCTCCTCTGCTGAAGTGAAgtgggataagtaacctaaccttatCAGTGAcaacaaatgagaaagaacacatCATATgcattcactagaacattctggaacaaactgtcggtgtccagagacgtcattgactgtgatgttaaaaagaatcaaatggaacactgctccaagcatatgacgacatggcaattttctagatcaatcatagccgagctgtgatgacatgtcaaagcaataactgaaccaagtaaaccaaactaaccgtgaagagtggagaggagtggtggccaggtcagcagcggtgccccaacggtctgaacccagactacgggagaggtgaaggtgaaggtgaagaaaccaaactaaggcaatatcaacatactcatatgaacacaagcaatGTGTCGGACAATTTACATATCATCAACGCATTCTACACACTAATACTTatagcgatacgtagcgagacatTGTCTGTTGGGGCTGCGACACACACTGTGGGTGACACAACAGTCGGTGGTCAGCTTGCTGGCTATCGCCGCAAACGGGTTCTGGTGAAAGTGACCAGAGATCGCCCACTCcatcaatttatgcaagttaagtggacTGCAAAGACCATtgcgtgtgctgcgaagcagatcgggtaaaatcaggctaaatctgataagaATTGTGTCCaagttgtttcaaggtgttcagtaatagatttctaaatgattcctgaaccgatctacattggataggtcgcaaaagaaagagctcaacacctactttctaatgagcaTAAAGTGAAGTGCTGATTACttacgatgaatttataatcttaatttaagtcacctgaactgatcagttttaaAGAGCTCATCtcagaaaattacaaactgcgataaatcagtttaacgtaggcaaacatgaatggtatagatttaaagatggaattgtgacgattctgccagtatataatacttgcagtttactgtctgacaaaagagatattaattaaatatgctGCGTCAGAAACATAGATTCCAGCTCAACCAATGACGTACAGCAAACTGGTTGGACAAGTTGTGTGGCTAGAagcacaaaatgacgtaagcttagcgtcagatgaaatctttagactgacgaatgattaaactgaaatcaagtatgtttctaactgattaaagtgtgtgtgtaagcgcaacAAATATTATATTggagtgaacgatacagagaccggatttaatagatgtttagagaataggtttagaatgggctttgcattccaACCGGGattggcgtcacacattctgcatgGGTCGTTGAAGGCCAGCGGTTAGTTATGAAAAAAGCGTCTGCTATTGCTCAGTGTGCGAAACAGTTTCTGAAGACtgagctgagcgcttggctacactatAGTCATTGATAGATATGACAGAATGAATGAGTGGTACATTAACTGGTTATGTTCAAAGCTAGTACACTGTGCTCAGTAAAAAGTTTATAGATTTCTCCATGCCCCATCATTTTGCTGAACTTTCAAATTATTTGATGGTTCTCATTGAATGCTTCTGAATCTTGCAGCTAACTTTGATCTTGccgaagacaaaaaacaaacaaaccccccccccaaaaaaaaaatcaaccaacaaacaacaccagcTCACTAAGCATcctaggttgttgttgtttttttcttgtgaattGTTATTAGAGTCCTTGTGTGTTGTATGACAGAAACTCAGATGACAACTCTGTGTtatatattgtattactttttatcacaacagatttctcagtgtaaaATTTGGGTTGCTGTCCATGGGGAGAGTTCATCTTTAttgtacagccccccccccctcccctcttcccctcccccctttatgtgtgtgtgtggctttattctttctgcaagtgtattcactttacaatcaaagtggaattttcaacAGGGTTTTGACAGGGACAACGTTTTTATTGTCATGGGTCCTTTTACATGTGTTAAGGAACCTTGGTTCATCATCTCAGTCAAGCGACTGCCACCCAAACTACTGGAGTTCTAATAGAAGGGAGGAGTAAAAATAACAGTTTGTATATGGGACTCAAACCTGTGTACACTCAGATCTTAGgcgcatcacatacacacacacacacacacacacacacacacacacatacatacctacacatATCGTTTGTCTAACATAGTTGTTGAGGACCTCTGCACTGGACTCAGTATCTGAATATGTGTGAAGATGGCTGATCAATCCACTTTGGGCACAGAATGGCCTGCCACATGTTGGGCAAAAGTGTGGGCATTTCAGTTTGTGTGCAGGCTGCTCTGGATTTGCCATAGTTCCTTCCTGTGTAGTGCCTCAGCAGTTCTTTTGCCTGAGATATGACAACCTTTGTGGATGGGGCTGCACTATGTTGAGCAGTCCTGTGCAACGGTTTCCcaggtggtggtgtcagtgacaTGTAAGGGAGGCCATCAGATTGAAGCACAATTTTCTGTCCTGCAATAACATGTTTTTCCTGTAACAGTTCCTCAGAGAAGTTGCTTGGCGATGCACTCATCTGACATTCTGAATGTGTGCCCTGTCCATCAAGTCTGGCAGTGAGTGGACAGATGGCATTTCAGCCCAAGAGAACTTCCATGTCTGGTATTTTGTCCTGCTATTCAGTCCTCTAGATCTTTCAAAGGCAGGTCATGTGTTAGACGTTCAGCTGCCAGTTGTGCTATAGTCTGTTTCATTACTGTATAGGAGGGTAGGAAGCACTGTTTCTTGCTAGAATTTTAGGTTTGTTTACAGGCTGATTCCTGGACAttcacatacatttacacacattctACCAAAGGCAGAGCTGGTTTCAGAATTCCTACTGTCTACTTCAGCATCAACAGTCACTGGTCATGAGAGGGTGCTGCCAAAATATGTGAATTGGTCTTTCACCTATAGGCTCTGCCTGTTCACTGAGACTGGGTTTTGTGTGGGATGCATGAGGAACTGGCTGGTGCATAACACCCATCTTTATGCTAAAGGTGAGCCCAAAGTTGTCACatgaggcacagacacacatactgctaaaaagtaaaataaaggatACTCTTTCAGTCTTTGGCAAATGTATGCATTTCACAAATCATAGAATGATGATGTCAAAACATAAGATAAGGGGGAAAGCAGCTCCTGTCTGTATACTTTTACATACTGATGTGTTAATTCTACAGTACCAGGTGTACCAGTGGATCTGAACGGTGTCTGGAGTATACAGAAAAACGTCAGCTTGGTCAGCCACAGCTCTCGAGCCCCTGATCGCCTCAACCACAATGTCAACAAGGGCTTTTACTCCAGACATGGCGGTATGAAAGGTTGGTTATTTCACACAGTAAGAGTTGATTGTAATCTTACTGTTGAAAACTTACTTACGTTGGGGAGGTGATGTATGTGTACTTCTTTCCTGTATGATACTAGTACCCTGTAGAACTATCAATTAttctgatatgattttttttttttttttaaagaaaaaaaaaagcattctctcAAAAttagatttggaaaaaaaactcaCCAGAATCTACACGCATCATTTCTTTCTATTTGTTGACTTTCTAAATTTCAGGTACTGCCGACACCTTTCTCCTGAGAGGAGTAATGACTGTTTCAACAAAATCATAACCACCTTGACaactgtagtttttttttgtacaaTTGACATTTTTTCAACCCATTATATAAATTCaaatacagacatacaagcatgcatgtaGACACTCACATTTACAAGTTTCAATCTCCATCTCTTCATCTTTCCACCTGCATCAGCATGGGTCTCTTTGTGGCCAAAATGCAACAGCAAAGAACAGTCCAAGGGAGATAATTTTTCAGTACAAGATTGGATTTTACAGGAAAGGCAAAGCATATTCTCTCCCTTGCACAgccacacctcccaccaccagagttatttcccttcctaTTCTGTACCTGGCCACATCAAGATTAAAAGAGTAATAATCAATTTTGAATTCAGTTCGTAAATGTCACATTCTGGTTGGTGCAAGTGTATGGTTTGATTAATAAACAACAGTCTTTGTACTGTTTCATACagctatatgatttttttttttaattcagctaATGCACAATGGAAACGATTTGCATGTTTAAAAtccacgcaagaaaaaaaaaagacttcacagTGGCTTTGTATGTGCTCATGGCACTTATGTCCTGATTTTGGATGACTGCTTGACAAAGATGTCCATATGAGGCCGAAGGAAAAAGGAACATCATTGGAGCACTTATATTTTGGTCAAAATCTTGATTTTTTTATTTGTAGTAGAAATGTTATGGTTCATTTGTTTTAATACAAAGGTTTCAATGAATGTCTGACGTCTTCTTGTAATTTACATTGTTATGACTATTctcccatatatttttttttcttgtgccaACAGATCCTTTAAATCATGTGCTTTCCCCCAAAAAATCACATTGATTTAGactaaaagaaattgaaaaa
The window above is part of the Babylonia areolata isolate BAREFJ2019XMU chromosome 23, ASM4173473v1, whole genome shotgun sequence genome. Proteins encoded here:
- the LOC143297771 gene encoding uncharacterized protein LOC143297771 isoform X1; translated protein: MDSGGTKKYLYTGGRRETEEEQSTFIPKTIDSKPIPGVPVDLNGVWSIQKNVSLVSHSSRAPDRLNHNVNKGFYSRHGGMKGGKNAKPPEKTDVGSAWSLPRGSSLSFSYTAQETGNCSNPASSRQSERRRQSEGPAGPLDDRDL
- the LOC143297771 gene encoding uncharacterized protein LOC143297771 isoform X2, which translates into the protein MDSGGTKKYLYTGGRRETEEEQSTFIPKTIDSKPIPGVPVDLNGVWSIQKNVSLVSHSSRAPDRLNHNVNKGFYSRHGGGKNAKPPEKTDVGSAWSLPRGSSLSFSYTAQETGNCSNPASSRQSERRRQSEGPAGPLDDRDL
- the LOC143297771 gene encoding uncharacterized protein LOC143297771 isoform X4 translates to MTYVMRSGGTKKYLYTGGRRETEEEQSTFIPKTIDSKPIPGVPVDLNGVWSIQKNVSLVSHSSRAPDRLNHNVNKGFYSRHGGMKGGKNAKPPEKTDVGSAWSLPRGSSLSFSYTAQETGNCSNPASSRQSERRRQSEGPAGPLDDRDL